A region of Pyxidicoccus parkwaysis DNA encodes the following proteins:
- a CDS encoding flagellar assembly protein FliH: MPPYRLQALQDMRARAKEEAEQAFSAAIKALEKEKAELQRLIDDLEKRKRERKAKVAAYLKEVMAKGAGINGMNMMSRFEERLKDEEAQVALEVERQKEAVKVAEKLVEKRRQEMADAAMELKAIEKHKETWLKQVKYERQQREELNQEEIGNALFLARQRK, translated from the coding sequence ATGCCCCCGTACCGGTTGCAAGCCCTGCAGGACATGCGCGCCCGGGCCAAGGAGGAGGCGGAGCAGGCCTTCTCCGCCGCCATCAAGGCCCTGGAGAAGGAGAAGGCGGAGCTCCAGCGGCTTATTGACGACCTGGAGAAGCGCAAGCGCGAGCGCAAGGCGAAGGTGGCCGCCTACCTCAAGGAGGTCATGGCCAAGGGCGCCGGCATCAACGGCATGAACATGATGAGCCGCTTCGAGGAGCGCCTGAAGGACGAGGAGGCGCAGGTGGCCCTCGAGGTGGAGCGCCAGAAGGAAGCCGTGAAGGTGGCGGAGAAGCTGGTGGAGAAGCGTCGCCAGGAGATGGCGGACGCGGCCATGGAGCTGAAGGCCATCGAGAAGCACAAGGAGACCTGGCTGAAGCAGGTGAAGTACGAGCGTCAACAGCGCGAGGAGCTGAACCAGGAGGAGATTGGCAATGCCTTGTTCCTGGCTCGACAGCGCAAGTAA
- a CDS encoding ABC transporter permease: MLQLFLIAFRNLGTHRRRTLLLGGAIAGVTALLVLLNGLSNGMQATMLRSATTLSTGHVNVAGFYKVTAGQSAPVVTGYPKIIEQVRKDVPELDYIVHRGRGWVKLVSETGSVQVGLGGIDVQSEPGIRQVLQVKEGSLDALAEPDTVLVFEKQAKRLDVKVGDTVTLSAPTLRGTSNTVDVRVAAIAANVGLMSDFNVFVPSQTLRSLYQLNKDTTGAIYLYLKDVKQVPAVQARLRQTLAAAGYELMDNDPRAFWMKFEVVNREGWTGQKLDITNWEDEISFITWTLTALNGLTGVLIFVLLVIICVGIMNTLWIAIRERTREIGTLRAIGMQRTRVLAMFVFEALTLGALGTLAGAVLGLAVCLSLNSANISVPDVVAVFIMSEKLHLAINPGSVVGAMVFITACTTAISLIPSFLAARMKPVTAMHHIG, from the coding sequence ATGCTCCAGCTCTTCCTCATCGCATTCCGCAACCTCGGCACCCACCGCCGCCGCACGCTGCTGCTCGGCGGGGCCATTGCCGGCGTCACCGCGTTGCTCGTCCTCCTGAATGGCCTGTCCAACGGCATGCAGGCGACGATGCTGCGCTCCGCCACCACCCTGTCCACCGGCCACGTCAACGTGGCGGGCTTCTACAAAGTCACCGCCGGCCAGTCCGCGCCGGTGGTGACGGGCTACCCGAAAATCATCGAGCAGGTCCGCAAGGACGTGCCGGAATTGGACTACATCGTCCACCGCGGCCGCGGCTGGGTGAAGCTGGTCAGCGAGACGGGCTCCGTGCAGGTGGGCCTGGGCGGCATCGACGTGCAGTCCGAGCCGGGCATCCGCCAGGTGCTCCAGGTGAAGGAGGGCTCGCTGGACGCGCTGGCCGAGCCCGACACCGTGCTCGTGTTCGAGAAGCAGGCCAAGCGGCTGGACGTCAAGGTGGGCGACACCGTGACGCTCTCCGCGCCCACCCTGCGCGGCACCAGCAACACGGTGGACGTGCGCGTGGCGGCCATCGCCGCCAACGTGGGGCTGATGAGCGACTTCAACGTCTTCGTCCCCTCGCAGACGCTGCGCTCGCTGTACCAGCTCAACAAGGACACCACCGGCGCCATCTACCTGTACCTGAAGGACGTGAAGCAGGTGCCGGCGGTGCAGGCGCGGCTGCGCCAGACGCTGGCGGCGGCGGGCTACGAGTTGATGGACAACGACCCGCGCGCCTTCTGGATGAAGTTCGAGGTGGTCAACCGCGAGGGCTGGACGGGCCAGAAGCTGGACATCACCAACTGGGAGGACGAAATCTCGTTCATCACCTGGACGCTCACCGCGCTCAACGGCCTCACCGGCGTCCTCATCTTCGTCCTGCTCGTCATCATCTGCGTGGGCATCATGAACACGCTGTGGATTGCCATCCGCGAGCGCACGCGTGAGATTGGCACGCTGCGCGCCATTGGCATGCAGCGCACGCGCGTGCTGGCGATGTTCGTCTTCGAGGCGTTGACGCTGGGCGCCCTGGGCACCCTCGCGGGCGCGGTGCTGGGGCTGGCGGTGTGCCTGTCCCTCAACTCCGCGAACATCTCCGTCCCGGACGTGGTGGCGGTGTTCATCATGTCGGAGAAGCTCCACCTGGCCATCAACCCCGGCTCCGTGGTGGGCGCCATGGTGTTCATCACCGCGTGCACCACTGCCATTTCGCTGATTCCCTCCTTCCTCGCCGCGCGGATGAAGCCCGTCACGGCGATGCACCACATCGGGTGA
- a CDS encoding GbsR/MarR family transcriptional regulator codes for MTELGAAELRFIEAMALHFERQGGTRIGGRIHALLMLADAPLSLKRIAELLKVSAASVSTNIRACMAMGLVEPVSVPGDRQHYYVISSEGWESRLRTAEEAMKAFVKMCRSALASPQLADKPHLREAADFCDFYLNEMAGIAERWRATRSARPTRTPKASKGRTA; via the coding sequence ATGACGGAGTTGGGCGCCGCGGAGCTGCGCTTCATCGAGGCGATGGCCCTGCACTTCGAGCGGCAGGGCGGCACGCGCATTGGCGGGCGCATCCACGCGCTGCTGATGCTGGCGGACGCGCCGCTGTCGCTCAAGCGCATCGCCGAGCTGCTCAAGGTGAGCGCCGCGTCCGTGTCCACCAACATCCGGGCCTGCATGGCCATGGGGCTGGTGGAGCCGGTGAGCGTTCCCGGAGACCGGCAGCACTACTACGTCATCAGCTCCGAGGGCTGGGAGAGCCGGCTGCGCACCGCGGAGGAGGCGATGAAGGCCTTCGTGAAGATGTGCCGCAGCGCCCTCGCCTCGCCGCAGCTCGCCGACAAGCCGCACCTGCGCGAGGCCGCGGACTTCTGCGACTTCTACCTCAACGAGATGGCCGGCATCGCGGAGCGCTGGCGCGCCACCCGCTCCGCACGCCCCACCCGCACCCCCAAGGCTTCGAAAGGACGTACCGCATGA
- a CDS encoding FliH/SctL family protein, translating into MAIGKVIKGDGSSEPALASERPALRPPSMRGGGVINAEVFEAKQGAQAIIEEAHREKERILAEAQREREELLAKTRDQGRQEGLAQATEIVLRAKMQAGEILGSYEKDVIALSLRMAEKIIGRSLEKDPDLMVELCASAIDNLRSARSMVLRVHPKTAAVLRAKKPVLMELIGRAVDLAIKEDPEVAPVGCIVQTEFGTVDAQLPTQLEMLQNVLLPDPNGRKEGPA; encoded by the coding sequence ATGGCTATCGGCAAGGTAATCAAAGGCGACGGCTCGTCCGAGCCGGCCCTCGCGTCGGAGCGGCCCGCGCTGCGTCCCCCCTCCATGCGCGGCGGCGGCGTCATCAACGCCGAGGTCTTCGAGGCCAAGCAGGGCGCCCAGGCCATCATCGAGGAGGCCCACCGCGAGAAGGAGCGCATCCTCGCCGAGGCCCAGCGCGAGCGCGAAGAGCTGCTCGCGAAGACGAGGGACCAGGGCCGCCAGGAGGGCCTGGCGCAGGCCACCGAAATCGTCCTCCGCGCGAAGATGCAGGCGGGGGAAATCCTCGGCTCCTACGAGAAGGACGTCATCGCGCTGTCGCTGCGGATGGCGGAGAAAATCATCGGCCGCAGCCTGGAGAAGGACCCGGACCTGATGGTGGAGCTGTGCGCGTCCGCCATCGACAACCTGCGCAGCGCCCGCTCCATGGTGCTGCGAGTGCACCCGAAGACGGCGGCGGTGCTGCGCGCCAAGAAGCCCGTCCTGATGGAGCTCATCGGACGCGCGGTGGACCTGGCCATCAAGGAGGACCCCGAGGTTGCTCCGGTGGGCTGCATCGTCCAGACGGAGTTCGGCACGGTGGATGCCCAGCTCCCCACGCAGCTCGAGATGCTCCAGAACGTCCTCCTTCCGGACCCGAACGGCCGGAAGGAAGGGCCGGCCTGA
- a CDS encoding ATP-dependent helicase HrpB encodes MAGPMTGVSAAQVAQQKLQDQGAQQTNKQGASKFDGVLADKAQGAGQVDAAQGVNKAQAAQATQKADAVRQVETVNKTEKAALNKVSGAAQENMTAKAAEPVQGKAEAGKTSKAGDMMTQVIGDLEKGQVNLEKIISQASSGKQFSNAELLSLQASMYQYTQQLDLTSKVVEKATTGLKDVVKTQV; translated from the coding sequence ATGGCGGGTCCGATGACCGGGGTCTCCGCGGCGCAGGTGGCGCAGCAAAAGCTGCAGGACCAGGGCGCCCAGCAGACGAACAAGCAGGGCGCGTCGAAGTTCGACGGAGTTCTCGCTGACAAGGCCCAGGGCGCGGGCCAGGTGGACGCCGCCCAGGGCGTGAACAAGGCGCAGGCGGCCCAAGCCACCCAGAAGGCGGACGCCGTCCGTCAGGTGGAGACCGTCAACAAGACGGAGAAGGCCGCCCTCAACAAGGTCAGCGGCGCCGCCCAGGAGAACATGACGGCGAAGGCCGCCGAGCCCGTGCAGGGCAAGGCCGAGGCCGGCAAGACGTCCAAGGCCGGCGACATGATGACGCAGGTGATTGGCGACCTGGAGAAGGGCCAGGTCAACCTGGAGAAGATCATCTCCCAGGCCTCCAGCGGGAAGCAGTTCTCCAACGCCGAGCTGCTCTCCCTCCAGGCGTCCATGTACCAGTACACGCAGCAGCTGGACCTGACGTCCAAGGTGGTCGAGAAGGCCACCACGGGCCTCAAGGACGTCGTCAAGACGCAGGTCTGA
- a CDS encoding type III secretion protein — translation MIRRPHAFATLLLALVFMTGCQIELQHELNEADANEIYVLLSKNGINAKKEKEEGGNEVRFMITVPKADAAQAAELLKRNSLPRPVEKGLAHFAKGSMVPTATEERAMLLKALGGEVSNALNQIDGVLEARAIVMIPENNDLTQPENKPMPSASVFIKYKLMDGKPPIAEAMVKSFAASAVPELKPENVTVLMTPAMLPTAETDAESRLQDVLGLRMTAASASQFKVMFAGAFGLVLVMMGLAAWTFMRGGSSAPAARAGARGRGRPPEA, via the coding sequence ATGATTCGCCGACCGCACGCGTTCGCCACCCTGCTCCTCGCCCTCGTCTTCATGACGGGCTGCCAAATCGAGCTCCAGCACGAGCTGAATGAAGCGGACGCCAACGAAATCTACGTCCTGCTCAGCAAGAACGGCATCAACGCCAAGAAGGAGAAGGAGGAGGGCGGCAACGAGGTGCGGTTCATGATTACCGTGCCCAAGGCGGACGCGGCGCAGGCCGCGGAGCTGCTCAAGCGCAACTCGCTGCCGCGCCCGGTGGAGAAGGGCCTGGCCCACTTCGCCAAGGGCAGCATGGTGCCCACCGCCACGGAGGAGCGCGCCATGCTCCTCAAGGCGCTGGGCGGCGAGGTGTCCAACGCGCTCAATCAGATCGACGGCGTGCTGGAGGCGCGCGCCATCGTGATGATTCCGGAGAACAACGACCTGACGCAGCCGGAGAACAAGCCGATGCCGTCCGCGTCGGTGTTCATCAAGTACAAGCTGATGGACGGCAAGCCGCCCATCGCCGAGGCCATGGTGAAGAGCTTCGCGGCCTCCGCGGTGCCGGAGCTCAAGCCGGAGAACGTCACGGTGCTGATGACGCCGGCGATGCTGCCCACGGCGGAGACGGACGCGGAGAGCCGGCTGCAGGACGTGCTGGGGCTGCGGATGACGGCGGCCAGCGCGAGCCAGTTCAAGGTGATGTTCGCCGGCGCCTTCGGCCTGGTGCTGGTGATGATGGGCCTGGCGGCGTGGACCTTCATGCGCGGCGGCTCCAGCGCTCCCGCGGCGCGCGCCGGAGCCCGTGGCCGCGGCCGGCCCCCGGAGGCCTGA
- a CDS encoding sigma-70 family RNA polymerase sigma factor codes for MALGEDRKVILEKYGPYVRSLAATVRKQFNAQLELDELVAYGQIGLLEAAERFDPKVGANFLTFAHYRIKGAIFDGLRKMGVLRGADARTAFAGERAAAYLGNLADRESGTSNRGSSFDDDVNDISDAVAGLAMVFASSMEGADSAGYTDESLPVDVRMELEQTKNRVRAAIEKLPEKEKKLLQGYYFQGRTLEEAGAEIGQSKSWASRLHARAIDRLKELLNEEEELPPSPTDARRVSHGGSDDRGLRGAGGAAKAAGPGRPADEQAGRVEVRRSSR; via the coding sequence TTGGCTCTGGGCGAAGACAGGAAGGTCATCCTCGAGAAGTACGGCCCCTACGTGCGGTCGCTGGCGGCGACCGTGCGCAAGCAGTTCAACGCCCAGCTCGAGCTGGATGAGCTGGTGGCGTACGGGCAGATAGGGCTGCTGGAGGCCGCGGAGCGGTTCGACCCGAAGGTGGGGGCCAACTTCCTCACCTTCGCGCACTACCGCATCAAGGGTGCCATCTTCGACGGCTTGAGGAAGATGGGGGTGTTGCGAGGGGCGGACGCGCGGACGGCCTTCGCCGGGGAGCGGGCGGCGGCGTATCTGGGCAATCTGGCGGACCGGGAGTCGGGGACAAGCAACCGCGGCAGCTCCTTCGACGATGATGTCAATGACATCTCGGATGCGGTGGCCGGGCTCGCGATGGTGTTCGCGTCGAGCATGGAAGGGGCGGACTCCGCGGGCTACACCGACGAATCGCTGCCGGTGGACGTCCGGATGGAGCTGGAGCAGACGAAGAACAGGGTGCGGGCGGCGATAGAGAAGCTCCCGGAGAAGGAGAAGAAGCTCCTTCAGGGCTACTACTTCCAGGGCAGGACGCTGGAGGAGGCGGGAGCGGAGATTGGGCAGTCGAAGAGCTGGGCGTCGCGGCTTCACGCGCGCGCCATCGACCGGCTCAAGGAACTTTTGAACGAGGAGGAGGAACTGCCTCCTTCCCCGACGGATGCAAGGAGGGTCTCACATGGCGGGTCCGATGACCGGGGTCTCCGCGGCGCAGGTGGCGCAGCAAAAGCTGCAGGACCAGGGCGCCCAGCAGACGAACAAGCAGGGCGCGTCGAAGTTCGACGGAGTTCTCGCTGA
- a CDS encoding ABC transporter permease, producing the protein MGGHFRLLLQVAFRNLFTSKINLLIGGIIFLGTLLVVVGGALLDSMDSAMSRSIIGSVAGHIQVYSDESKDELGLFGQMGGEPDLAAVDDFSRIKPVLEKHPNVKTVVPMGTSGALITSGNTVDLTLARLRDLYKKRAESGETPGLRENIDSLKAHVRQMVALMEEEMAKSSVLLSDTARSPEEKEALARARSDAFWSAFESDPFGSLEFLENRIAPQIPDGDMLYLRYAGTDLDRFQSTFDRMELVDGQPVPKGQRGMLLSKFFYEQYLKLKTARRLDLIQQELELNKKTIARDPQLQRWVKENQTQTREIVFQLDPIKTRLAVERLQKVLGSQEPKLDKLLSAFFATDDANFDTRYKQFYAELAPLLELYRLRLGDSLTITAFTKSGYVQSVNVKVYGTYQFKGLEKSALAGALNLMDLMSFRDLYGYLTADKKEELAELQKQSGVKAVSREDAESALFGEDSGNTLVAEATPGLINDQDTLHGAMDSLRRDDLTKRVYSQSEIEQGVVLSAAVILKDPEKLQQTLAELKQSATDAGLKLRVVSWQQAAGIIGQFVLLAKLVLYAAVFIIFVVVLVIINNAMMMATLQRVREVGTMRAIGAQRGFVLGMVLVETLLLGLVFGAGGMLLGSGIMAALGSAGIPAGNEALYFFFSGPRLYPSLSAGNLIAAFIIVMVVSAISTLYPAFLATRVSPLQAMQTDE; encoded by the coding sequence ATGGGAGGCCATTTCCGTCTGCTGTTGCAGGTGGCGTTCCGCAACCTGTTCACCAGCAAGATCAACCTGCTCATCGGCGGCATCATCTTCCTGGGCACGCTGCTCGTCGTCGTGGGCGGCGCGCTGCTGGACAGCATGGACAGCGCCATGAGCCGCAGCATCATCGGCAGCGTGGCCGGGCACATCCAGGTCTACTCGGACGAGTCCAAGGACGAGCTGGGCCTCTTCGGGCAGATGGGCGGCGAGCCGGACCTCGCGGCGGTGGATGACTTCAGCCGCATCAAGCCGGTGCTGGAGAAGCACCCCAACGTGAAGACGGTGGTGCCCATGGGCACCAGCGGCGCGCTCATCACCTCCGGCAACACGGTGGACCTGACGCTGGCCCGCCTGAGAGACCTCTACAAGAAGCGCGCGGAGTCCGGCGAGACGCCCGGCCTGCGGGAGAACATCGACAGCCTCAAGGCGCACGTGCGGCAGATGGTGGCCCTCATGGAGGAGGAGATGGCCAAGAGCAGCGTGCTGCTCAGCGACACCGCCCGCTCGCCCGAGGAGAAGGAGGCCCTCGCCCGCGCCCGCTCCGACGCGTTCTGGAGCGCCTTCGAGAGCGACCCGTTCGGCTCGCTGGAGTTCCTGGAGAACCGCATCGCCCCGCAGATTCCGGACGGCGACATGCTCTACCTCCGCTACGCCGGCACGGACCTGGACAGATTCCAGAGCACCTTCGACCGCATGGAGCTGGTGGATGGGCAGCCCGTCCCCAAGGGGCAGCGCGGCATGCTGCTCTCCAAGTTCTTCTACGAGCAGTACCTCAAGCTGAAGACGGCGCGCCGGCTGGACCTCATCCAGCAGGAGCTCGAGCTCAACAAGAAGACGATTGCCAGGGACCCGCAGCTGCAGCGCTGGGTGAAGGAGAACCAGACGCAGACGCGTGAAATCGTCTTCCAGCTGGACCCCATCAAGACGCGCCTCGCGGTGGAGCGCCTGCAGAAGGTCCTGGGCAGCCAGGAGCCGAAGCTGGACAAGCTCTTGTCCGCCTTCTTCGCCACGGACGACGCCAACTTCGACACCCGCTACAAGCAGTTCTACGCGGAGCTGGCGCCGCTCCTGGAGCTCTACCGCCTGCGCCTGGGCGACAGCCTCACCATCACCGCCTTCACGAAGAGCGGCTACGTGCAGAGCGTCAACGTGAAGGTCTACGGCACCTACCAGTTCAAGGGCCTGGAGAAGTCCGCGCTGGCCGGCGCCCTCAACCTGATGGACCTGATGTCCTTCCGTGACTTGTACGGCTACCTCACCGCGGACAAGAAGGAGGAGCTCGCGGAGCTGCAGAAGCAGAGCGGCGTGAAGGCCGTGTCGCGCGAGGACGCGGAGTCCGCCCTCTTCGGCGAGGACAGCGGCAACACGCTGGTGGCCGAGGCGACGCCGGGCCTCATCAACGACCAGGACACCCTCCACGGGGCCATGGATTCGCTGCGCCGGGATGACCTGACGAAGCGCGTCTACTCGCAATCCGAAATCGAGCAGGGCGTGGTGCTCAGCGCGGCCGTCATCCTCAAGGACCCGGAGAAGCTCCAGCAGACCCTGGCGGAGCTGAAGCAGTCCGCGACGGACGCAGGGCTGAAGCTGCGCGTGGTGTCCTGGCAGCAGGCGGCGGGCATCATCGGCCAGTTCGTGCTTTTGGCGAAGCTGGTGCTGTACGCGGCCGTCTTCATCATCTTCGTGGTGGTGCTGGTCATCATCAACAACGCGATGATGATGGCCACGCTCCAGCGCGTGCGCGAGGTGGGCACCATGCGGGCCATCGGCGCCCAGCGCGGGTTCGTGCTGGGCATGGTGCTGGTGGAGACGCTGCTCCTGGGCCTCGTGTTCGGCGCGGGCGGCATGCTCCTGGGCAGCGGCATCATGGCCGCCCTGGGCAGCGCGGGCATCCCCGCGGGCAACGAGGCGCTCTACTTCTTCTTCTCCGGGCCGCGGCTGTACCCCAGCCTCAGCGCGGGCAACCTCATCGCGGCCTTCATCATCGTGATGGTCGTCTCCGCCATCTCCACCCTCTACCCGGCGTTCCTGGCGACGCGAGTCTCTCCGCTCCAGGCGATGCAGACGGACGAGTAA
- the sctN gene encoding type III secretion system ATPase SctN has translation MAIDLSRYFELIKDASLVRVRGRVTELTGLIIKASVPNVRVGELVHIKSRTRGSVKAEVVGFQGDEVMLMPLGELYGIGPDSEVVPTGKPLTIKCGEALLGRVLNGIGEPMDGSPLPDDGLIDWSVDRDCPDPFTRQRIERPLPLGVRCIDGLLTVGEGQRVGLFAGSGVGKSTLMGQIARNTKADLCVVALIGERGREVREFIEDAMGEEGMKRSVLVCATSDQPSLVRLRAAYVATAIAEYFRERGGNVLFMLDTVTRLARAQREIGLAVGEPPARQGYPPSVFSMLPRILERTGNSQKGKCTAIYTCLVAGGDMEEPIADEVRGILDGHFILNRALGERNQWPAMDVLASLSRVMSGIVTKEHKKAAGTLRELLSTYEKQRDLILLGAYQYGTDPRTDRAIDKYDAIIDFLKQDTHSNSDFEDTVAQLIALFEE, from the coding sequence ATGGCCATCGACCTTTCGCGCTACTTCGAGCTCATCAAGGACGCGAGCCTGGTGCGCGTCCGCGGCCGCGTCACCGAGCTGACGGGCCTCATCATCAAGGCCAGCGTGCCCAACGTGCGCGTGGGCGAATTGGTGCACATCAAGAGCCGCACCCGTGGCTCCGTGAAGGCGGAGGTGGTGGGCTTCCAGGGCGACGAGGTGATGCTCATGCCCCTGGGCGAGCTGTACGGCATCGGTCCGGACAGCGAGGTGGTGCCCACCGGCAAGCCGCTCACCATCAAGTGCGGCGAGGCGCTGCTGGGCCGCGTCCTCAACGGCATCGGCGAGCCCATGGACGGCAGCCCCCTGCCGGACGATGGGCTCATCGACTGGTCCGTGGACCGCGACTGTCCGGACCCCTTCACCCGCCAGCGAATCGAGCGGCCGCTGCCCCTGGGCGTGCGCTGCATCGACGGGCTCCTCACGGTGGGCGAGGGCCAGCGCGTGGGCCTCTTCGCCGGCTCCGGCGTCGGCAAGTCCACGCTGATGGGGCAGATAGCGCGCAACACCAAGGCGGACCTCTGCGTCGTGGCCCTCATCGGCGAGCGTGGCCGCGAGGTGCGCGAGTTCATCGAGGACGCCATGGGCGAGGAGGGCATGAAGCGCTCCGTGCTGGTGTGCGCCACCTCGGACCAGCCCAGCCTCGTGCGTCTGCGCGCCGCCTACGTGGCCACGGCGATTGCCGAGTACTTCCGGGAGCGCGGCGGCAACGTGCTCTTCATGCTCGACACGGTGACGCGTCTGGCCCGTGCCCAGCGTGAGATTGGCCTGGCCGTTGGCGAGCCCCCGGCCCGCCAGGGCTACCCGCCGAGCGTGTTCTCCATGCTGCCGCGAATCCTGGAGCGCACGGGCAACTCGCAGAAGGGCAAGTGCACCGCCATCTACACCTGCCTCGTGGCCGGCGGTGACATGGAAGAGCCCATCGCCGACGAGGTCCGCGGTATTCTCGACGGCCACTTCATCCTCAACCGCGCCCTGGGCGAGCGAAACCAGTGGCCCGCCATGGACGTGCTGGCCAGCCTCTCCCGTGTGATGAGCGGCATCGTCACCAAGGAGCACAAGAAGGCCGCGGGCACGCTGCGGGAACTGCTCTCCACGTACGAGAAGCAGCGCGACCTCATCCTCCTGGGCGCCTACCAGTACGGCACGGACCCCCGCACGGACCGGGCCATCGACAAGTACGACGCCATCATCGACTTCCTGAAGCAGGACACCCACTCCAACTCGGATTTCGAGGACACGGTGGCCCAGCTCATCGCCCTGTTCGAGGAGTGA
- a CDS encoding RNA-binding protein, protein MKKLVGVVATVALFGSGLAFAQDSSSTQQEPSSAQGGAGAAGSGSMQHDSSMGGATQEPGMGGSGTSATGSTGSMSGQSAMGQKELTGKVVKADAKTIYVDHMGAVVPLKVEKSTQFNDPTLKKAKDLQPGQEIRASYEVKETENVAKSISPSSGTGGSGDMMSPDQGINQGTGGTGMEKNKDVDQGTGGTGGSGSMDSTQPSQNTDINSGSSTMNPDSKAGSDTH, encoded by the coding sequence ATGAAGAAGCTGGTTGGAGTTGTTGCGACCGTCGCACTGTTCGGCTCGGGCCTCGCCTTCGCACAGGACTCCTCGAGCACGCAGCAGGAGCCGTCGTCCGCCCAGGGTGGCGCCGGCGCGGCAGGTAGCGGGTCCATGCAGCATGACAGCAGCATGGGCGGCGCCACACAGGAGCCGGGAATGGGCGGCTCGGGCACGTCCGCCACGGGCAGCACCGGCTCCATGAGCGGCCAGAGCGCCATGGGCCAGAAGGAACTGACGGGCAAGGTGGTCAAGGCCGACGCGAAGACCATCTACGTGGACCACATGGGCGCGGTGGTGCCGCTCAAGGTGGAGAAGAGCACCCAGTTCAATGACCCGACCCTCAAGAAGGCCAAGGACCTGCAGCCGGGCCAGGAGATCCGCGCCAGCTACGAGGTGAAGGAGACGGAGAACGTCGCCAAGAGCATCTCCCCGTCGTCCGGCACCGGCGGCTCCGGGGACATGATGTCGCCTGACCAGGGCATCAACCAGGGCACCGGCGGCACCGGCATGGAGAAGAACAAGGACGTGGACCAGGGCACCGGCGGCACCGGCGGCTCGGGCAGCATGGACTCGACGCAGCCGAGCCAGAACACGGACATCAACTCCGGCAGCAGCACCATGAACCCGGACAGCAAGGCCGGCTCCGACACGCACTAG
- a CDS encoding ABC transporter ATP-binding protein, which yields MTPAATPIVSITNVTKDYNLGKVVVPALRGVDLQVHPGEFISIAGPSGSGKTTLLNLIGCVDTATTGVVSVAGKDTKQLSERQLTDLRLHTIGFIFQSFNLVSVLSVFQNVEFPLLLQRKLDKAQRSERVMQLLEQVGLANHAKHRPNELSGGQRQRVAVARALVTRPQLVLADEPTANLDSVTGQHIIDLMKELNQKEGTTFIFSTHDAKVMNHANAVWRLADGKILDRLSASEAQRAMASGSH from the coding sequence ATGACGCCCGCAGCGACTCCCATCGTCTCCATCACGAACGTGACCAAGGACTACAACCTGGGCAAGGTCGTCGTCCCGGCGCTCCGGGGCGTGGACCTCCAGGTGCATCCGGGGGAGTTCATCTCCATCGCCGGGCCGTCCGGCAGCGGCAAGACGACGCTGCTCAACCTCATCGGCTGCGTGGACACCGCCACCACCGGCGTCGTCAGCGTGGCCGGCAAGGACACCAAGCAGCTCAGCGAGCGCCAGCTCACCGACCTGCGCCTTCACACCATCGGCTTCATCTTCCAGAGCTTCAACCTGGTGTCGGTGCTCAGCGTCTTCCAGAACGTGGAGTTCCCCCTGCTGCTCCAGCGCAAGCTGGACAAGGCGCAGCGCAGTGAGCGCGTGATGCAATTGTTGGAGCAGGTGGGCCTGGCCAACCACGCGAAGCACCGCCCCAACGAGCTGTCCGGCGGCCAGCGCCAGCGCGTGGCCGTGGCGCGCGCGCTCGTCACCCGGCCGCAGCTCGTGCTCGCGGACGAGCCCACCGCCAACCTCGACTCGGTGACGGGCCAGCACATCATCGACCTGATGAAGGAGCTCAACCAGAAGGAGGGCACCACCTTCATCTTCTCCACCCACGACGCCAAGGTGATGAACCACGCGAATGCCGTGTGGCGCCTGGCGGACGGCAAGATTCTGGACCGGCTCAGCGCCTCCGAGGCGCAGCGGGCCATGGCCTCGGGGAGTCACTGA
- a CDS encoding tetratricopeptide repeat protein, protein MAESSEIANSLVPVDRKQAMVLLEAGYLWLDMGHFDKAREIFAGAAALMPKSEVPQLGLGAVEFAQGRHDKALQAYRSAQRLAPQSALPRAHAGEALLFMGKVPEALKELKAAMDLEPEGDGAKLAQSLIQAKEAGVLPPAKK, encoded by the coding sequence ATGGCGGAGAGCTCGGAGATTGCGAACAGCCTCGTCCCCGTCGACCGCAAGCAGGCCATGGTCCTGCTGGAGGCCGGCTACCTGTGGCTCGACATGGGCCACTTCGACAAGGCTCGGGAAATCTTCGCCGGGGCCGCGGCGCTGATGCCGAAGAGCGAGGTTCCCCAGCTCGGGCTGGGGGCCGTCGAGTTCGCGCAGGGCCGCCACGACAAGGCGCTTCAGGCCTACCGCTCGGCGCAGCGGCTGGCGCCGCAATCCGCGCTGCCTCGCGCCCATGCGGGCGAGGCGCTACTGTTCATGGGCAAGGTGCCGGAGGCCCTCAAGGAGCTGAAGGCGGCCATGGACCTGGAGCCGGAAGGTGATGGCGCGAAGCTTGCCCAGTCGCTCATCCAGGCGAAGGAGGCGGGTGTGCTGCCTCCTGCGAAGAAGTAG